The Fusarium musae strain F31 chromosome 10, whole genome shotgun sequence genome window below encodes:
- a CDS encoding hypothetical protein (EggNog:ENOG41), with the protein MSNAATTLSSGHDSLPFGPQAHKAKAKVTSISSVTILPDSDTFGRGVTDCPDRYMDPRITDKPQLGAKTEWYYIQTHLHGAMSAKESEDPSHTVIVCIFRQAADVELDSKTREHNWAVIYATLDWKTRKYSTYSKVPSNLPKHLLKSLQGKHTGLSKTIKSMLQAGPNCKDVPLFIPDDLLSSPVQVHQHDEGAGPALHLEWDNGAILFGENGSYHLKVPEIKLEIQVHATKPVMLHGHDGETLNDKTGAMFYYSWPRTLAAGVYKGEPVTGTAWVDHEYSLAGEETKEQPAALGYGWNWISLVSAVKDMEVCITQVLDGNEVLEQYVLYYDEFGQRHQLTEFTLTPSEPWVSGHTLQSFDTCWKLEIPNLNVNLEIASVTQNQEFQTWLRMPSFYEGAVRFSGTWQGTSIQGFGAMELVKGTDMSKSMEQTLENATSVVRQELEAWIPASIRPGHFEHITRVHFDPYEEEKIQQNIVNGFYMLNDRGGKNWRPMLFGAAVGMVGGNANNWRSFLVLPELIHTASLIIDDIEDDSETRRGGPCVHKVIGVPTAINAGCAMYFWGETIIRDNEALSDSQRREIYAMYFEMMRVGHAGQGLDIAGMNMERLPSIQDAERILARVINLHRCKSGIPASFCGFVGAIVGGGTPKQIEALGAYVQNLGIAFQIRDDVLDVLGKVKGKSAADDLYNHKITYPVAKMFTLDHPDREKWFGYWQDHNVPALVDALKSSGTLDKCNQDIECWVRKGWDLIDALTPNSFSKALISLFAEFLISHHY; encoded by the exons ATGTCCAATGCCGCGACTACTTTATCCTCTGGCCATGATAGCCTCCCGTTCGGTCCGCAGGCACATAAAGCTAAGGCAAAAGTCACTTCCATCAGCTCTGTCACCATTTTACCCGACAGTGATACCTTTGGACGGGGTGTAACTGACTGCCCCGACCGATATATGGATCCCCGCATTACAGACAAACCACAACTTGGTGCCAAGACAGAATGGTACTACATACAGACACATCTTCATGGTGCTATGTCTGCCAAAGAGTCTGAGGATCCTAGCCACACTGTTATTGTTTGTATTTTCCGTCAAGCAGCCGACGTTGAGTTAGATTCGAAGACAAGAGAGCATAACTGGGCTGTCATTTATGCGACCCTAGActggaagacaagaaagtATAGCACTTATTCCAAGGTACCCTCCAACCTACCCAAACATCTTTTGAAGTCGCTGCAAGGCAAACATACTGGCCTCAGCAAAACGATCAAAAGTATGCTTCAAGCTGGGCCTAATTGCAAAGATGTGCCCTTGTTTATCCCCGACGATCTGCTATCAAGTCCTGTGCAGGTTCATCAACATGACGAGGGAGCTGGACCAGCATTGCATCTTGAATGGGACAACGGTGCGATTCTGTTTGGCGAAAACGGCTCGTACCACCTCAAGGTCCCTgagatcaagcttgagattCAGGTTCACGCAACAAAGCCCGTTATGCTTCATGGCCACGACGGAGAGACACTCAATGACAAGACC GGAGCAATGTTCTATTACAGCTGGCCCCGGACACTAGCTGCTGGGGTGTACAAGGGGGAACCGGTGACCGGTACAGCCTGGGTAGACCACGAATATTCTTTAGCAGGAGAGGAAACTAAGGAGCAACCGGCAGCCTTGGGATACGGCTGGAACTGGATCTCCCTGGTCTCGGCGGTCAAAGATATGGAAGTGTGCATTACTCAG GTACTTGATGGAAATGAAGTTCTTGAGCAATATGTCCTGTACTACGACGAATTTGGTCAGCGCCACCAGCTGACTGAGTTTACACTTACACCGAGCGAGCCTTGGGTATCAGGGCATACTTTACAAAGCTTTGACACCTGCTGGAAACTTGAGATACCCAACCTTAATGTTAACCTGGAGATTGCGTCAGTCACACAGAACCAAGAGTTCCAGACTTGGTTGCGCATGCCCTCTTTCTACGAGGGAGCCGTCCGATTTTCTGGTACGTGGCAGGGCACATCAATTCAGGGATTTGGGGCTATGGAGCTCGTGAAAGGGACAGATATGTCCAAGTCCATGGAGCAGACATTGGAAAATGCGACCTCAGTTGTTCGACAGGAACTGGAAGCCTGGATCCCCGCTTCGATTCGTCCAGGTCACTTCGAACATATCACCCGAGTGCATTTTGACCCTtacgaagaagagaagattcAGCAAAACATCGTTAATGGATTCTATATGCTCAATGACAGAGGCGGCAAGAACTG GCGGCCTATGCTTTTTGGCGCTGCGGTTGGAATGGTAGGTGGTAACGCGAACAACTGGAGATCCTTTCTGGTTTTGCCGGAGCTGATCCATACGGCTTCGTTGATCATTGACGATATCGAGGATGATAGCGAAACGCGTCGCGGGGGACCTTGTGTGCACAAGGTCATAGGGGTCCCAACTGCTATTAATGCCGGATGCGCTATGTATTTCTGGGGAGAGACCATTATTCGAGACAATGAGGCTCTGTCTGACTCACAGCGTCGGGAAATCTACGCGATGTATTTTGAGATGATGCGAGTCGGCCACGCTGGCCAAGGACTTGACATCGCGGGAATGAATATGGAAAGGCTCCCGAGTATCCAGGATGCTGAGAGAATACTGGCTCGGGTTATCAATCTGCATCGATGCAAGAGTGGTATTCCCGCCTCCTTTTGCGGTTTTGTCGGGGCAATTGTCGGAGGGGGAACTCCCAAGCAAATTGAAGCACTTGGGGCTTACGTTCAAAACTTAG GTATTGCTTTTCAAATTCGAGATGACGTCTTGGATGTTCTTGGCAAAGTCAAAGGTAAAAGCGCAGCAGACGATCTCTACAACCACAAGATTACCTATCCAGTGGCTAAGATGTTTACGTTGGATCACCCCGACCGCGAAAAGTGGTTTGGCTACTGGCAAGACCATAATGTACCGGCTCTTGTCGATGCTCTCAAGTCATCTGGGACCCTGGATAAGTGTAATCAGGATATCGAATGCTGGGTGCGAAAAGGATGGGATCTCATTGATGCCCTCACCCCCAATTCATTCAGCAAGGCTTTGATAAGTCTGTTTGCCGAGTTTCTTATCTCTCACCACTATTAG
- a CDS encoding hypothetical protein (EggNog:ENOG41), which translates to MKVKAAPASALNLAVEAFALANAGNLMSCDGNLKQMAFSRYGAALESVRKAIVHHSLAADDATLMAIMTIDMFEVVFMVREEPLRLHNNAIEYLLSVRGIEQIQSNVGLALYRMANHRLQVRQLGLGLGPLPVQLACIDMLDLSTPRYSLNKMQLGAQQTLAMTRNVSSFHWEDLSLLIIKIQVQLEEYEQWKASLPQLWVPKRIRLAEHRDVLQALIAGSLPLTDHVFVYKESFIAHQMSFFYHGELALRSALIDALFAMKNMFLDQPDFEQEIEVQKTAISRVADILVESSTPLLASIHFDDCGSFRLTQERITLCYARGICWALQQEKRVSAEHKSFTYRLENWIRQKIGIAHQ; encoded by the exons ATGAAAGTAAAGGCTGCTCCAGCCTCTGCGTTGAACCTTGCCGTTGAGGCTTTTGCGTTAGCCAATGCTGGAAATCTCATGAGCTGTGATGGAAACCTGAAGCAAATGGCATTCTCTCGATACGGGGCTGCGCTGGAGTCTGTTAGAAAGGCGATTGTGCACCATAGCCTTGCCGCTGATGATGCAACATTGATGGCGATTATGACCATTGATATGTTTGAG GTTGTTTTCATGGTCAGAGAAGAACCCCTCAGGCTTCACAACAATGCGATCGAGTATTTGCTTTCAGTCAGAGGAATTGAGCAGATTCAATCCAATGTCGGCCTTGCGCTCTATCGAATGGCTAACCATCGTTTGCAAGTAAGACaacttggccttggactCGGACCTCTACCAGTGCAGCTGGCCTGTATCGACATGTTAGATCTGTCCACGCCAAGATATAGTCTCAACAAGATGCAACTTGGAGCTCAGCAAACTCTGGCCATGACTAGAAATGTCAGTTCCTTTCATTGGGAAGACTTGTCACTTTTGATCATCAAGATCCAGGTGCAGTTGGAAGAGTATGAGCAATGGAAGGCTTCCCTTCCTCAACTGTGGGTGCCGAAGCGTATCCGACTTGCCGAACATAGGGATGTGCTACAGGCGTTGATAGCAGGATCTCTCCCACTTACAGATCACGTCTTCGTTTACAAGGAGTCGTTCATTGCGCACCAGATGTCATTCTTCTACCATGGAGAACTAGCCTTGAGGTCGGCATTGATCGACGCTCTCTTCGCGATGAAAAACATGTTTTTGGACCAACCCGATTTCGAACAGGAGATTGAAGTACAAAAAACGGCCATATCGCGTGTAGCAGATATCCTTGTTGAATCGAGCACCCCTCTATTGGCATCGATTCACTTTGATGATTGCGGCTCATTCCGTCTAACCCAGGAACGGATTACTCTCTGCTATGCTCGTGGGATATGCTGGGCTCTTCAGCAGGAGAAGCGAGTATCGGCTGAACACAAAAGCTTCACGTACCGACTAGAGAATTGGATTCGACAGAAAATTGGTATAGCACATCAATAA
- a CDS encoding hypothetical protein (EggNog:ENOG41), with protein MSANLKHQAASEATSFAFIWRQLFQSIPSIPNNVDLSGRVALITRSNAGLGFESAGQFLALNLSHLILAVRSEPRGDAAAKKLQAEFASAQIDVWLVDMSSYDSIMAFSKQCETLPRLAIAILNAGLSQLTYTRAEETGHEITFQVNYLSTALLALVLIPILREKHGNTSPARLSLVGSDTSYYANWKGRDSEPIIEVMDNPAAFDSWEAYKTTKLLLLLFALIINVSNLGACSGTQFGHAERSMLEEAVLYVASLLLGRTAIVGARQYVDAVTVQGPESHGSFVSEGKIKP; from the exons ATGTCTGCAAATCTCAAGCACCAAGCTGCCAGCGAAGCAACCTCATTCGCATTCATATGGCGTCAACTCTTCCAATCCATCCCCTCCATCCCAAACAACGTGGACCTCTCTGGCCGAGTCGCTCTGATTACTAGATCCAACGCCGGCCTTGGCTTTGAAAGCGCCGGCCAATTCCTTGCACTTAACCTTTCACATTTAATTCTTGCCGTTCGATCTGAACCGAGAGGAGATGCAGCAGCCAAGAAACTCCAGGCTGAGTTTGCCTCAGCACAGATAGATGTATGGCTTGTTGATATGTCATCCTATGACTCAATCATGGCTTTTTCCAAACAGTGCGAGACATTACCACGATTAGCCATCGCGATCCTCAATGCAGGTCTAAGCCAACTGACCTACACAAGGGCAGAGGAAACAGGTCACGAGATCACCTTCCAAGTTAACTATCTCTCGACAGCTCTTCTCGCCCTCGTTCTCATTCCTATTCTCAGAGAGAAACATGGAAACACATCACCAGCACGTCTAAGTCTTGTTGGCTCCGACACATCATATTATGCAAACTGGAAGGGCAGAGATTCCGAGCCTATCATAGAAGTAATGGATAATCCAGCCGCTTTTGACTCATGGGAGGCCTACAAGACCACTAAGCTTTTGCTACTCCTGTTCGCGC TTATTATCAACGTGTCGAACCTCGGCGCATGCAGCGGAACACAGTTTGGACATGCGGAGCGCTCAATGCTGGAAGAAGCGGTGCTATATGTGGCATCATTACTTCTTGGACGGACTGCTATAGTTGGTGCCCGGCAGTATGTGGATGCTGTGACGGTTCAAGGCCCCGAGAGTCATGGTAGCTTTGTTAGCGAGGGCAAAATCAAGCCGTGA